In Methanofollis aquaemaris, the genomic window AACGTATGAAAAACTCTACAAAACCAAAAAAAGAATTTTAGCAGATCTTCGTCCCCGGCTTGACGTCCCTGAGGGGCGTCAGGAGGGAGGCCTCCTCGCCGGCGGCCAGGATCATGCCGTTGCTCTCGATCCCGAAGATCTTTGCGGGCTTGAGGTTGGCGATCATCACCACGTTCTTGCCGACGAGGTCTTCAGGATCATAGAACGGCGCGATGCCCGAGACCACCTGGCGCTGCTCCTCTCCAAGGTCGACCTGGATCTTGAGAAGTTTCTTCGAACCCTTCACCGGTTCGGCGGCGAGGACGCGGGCGACCCGCAGGTCCATCGTCGCAAAGTCATCGATAGAGATCTGGTTTGCTTCGGTCATAGTTTTCAGTTCCTTCTTCTTCGCTTCTGCGACGCGGCCTTCGAGGATCTTCTCAAGGACGGCAACCTGATCGTCCTCGAGTCTGGCAAAGAGCGGCGACGGCGCGGGGAGAGCGCCCTCCTGCACCGGTGCAAGTCCTTCGCTGACCGGATGGGTCGAGACAGAGTCCTCGTGGCCGAGCATCTCCCAGGCCCGCTGGGCGGCCTCGGGCAGCACCGGTTCGACCAGGAGAGTGAGAGCCTTGGCCACCTGGAGACAGTCGACGATGACCTGGGCGGCGGCCTCGCGGTCCTCCTTGATCAACTTCCAGGGGGCGTGGTTCTGGATATGGGTGTTCCCGTAGGCGGCCAGGGCCATCATGGCGTCGACCGCACCCTTGAACTCGTACTCCCGCACCGCGTGGTCGACGGCCGCAAGCGACCGCTCGATCTCGGCCGTCACCTCGGGCGCCGCCGTCCCCGCCGGCACCCCGCCGAAGAACTTCTGGGCAAAGTGGAGCGTGCGGTACAGGAAGTTGCCGAGGGTGTTGACGATCTCAGAGTTCACCCGCTCCTGGAAGACCTTCCAGGAGAAGTTCAGTTCCTTGGTGTGGCTGGTGTACGAGAGGAGATAGTAGCGGAGATAGTCGGCGGGGAGGCCCTGGTCCAGGTAGTCCTCGTTCGTCCAGACCACGTACCCCCGCGACTTCGAGAACTTCTGGTCGTCGATCTTGACCATCCCTGAGGCCACGACCGCAGAGGGCGTGCCGTAACCGGCACCGCTGAGCAGGGCCGGCCAGAAGATGCAGTGGTGGTAGATGATGTCGCTGCCGATGAAGTGGACGATATCGCCGTCGCCGCACCAGTACCGCTTCCAGTCGTTCCCGGTCTCCTCGGCCCACTCCCTGGTGAAGGAGATGTAGCCGATGGGGGCGTCCACCCAGACATAGACGACCAGGTCGTCGCGGCCGGGGAACTTCACGCCCCAGTCGAGGGTGCGGGTGATGCACCAGTCGTGCAGTTCTTCCCGCACCCACCCGGTGGCATAGTTGCGGGCATTGGCCGTGCCGCCGAGGTGGCTGAGATGGTCGAGGAGAAACTGCTGAAACTCGCCGAGTTTGAAGAAGTAGTGCTCCTGCTCGCGCATCTCGGCCGGCGACCCGCAGACCTTGCAGATCGGGTTCTTGATCTCGCCGGGCTCCAGGTGGCGCCCGCAGCCCCGGTCGCACTCGTCGCCCCGCGCCTCGGCGCCGCAGTACGGGCAGACGCCCTCCACGTACCGGTCGGGGAGGAACCGCTTGCAGGTGGTGCAGTAACTCTGCTGGATCGTCTCGGAGTAGACATACCCGTTGTCGATCAGGGCCTGGACCATTGCCTGCGTCTGCCGGTGGTTCATCTCGTCGTCGGTCATCCCGAAGTGGTCGAAGGTGATCTCCATGCGCTTGAAGGTCTCGTCGAAGTGCGCGTGGTAGCGCATGGCGAGGTCGCGGGGGGTCGTGCCCTCCTGCTCGGCGCTGATCACGATCGGCGTGCCATGGTTGTCAGACCCGCAGATGAAGACCACGTCCTCCCCGCAGCGGCGGAGATATCTGACATAAAAGTCAGCCGGGACATAGGTCCGGAGATGCCCGAGGTGACAGGGGCCGTTCGTATAAGGGAGGCCGCATGTCACCAGCAACGGTTTGCCACTCATCTCATACCTCTTGGTGGTGAAGATATACAAACATTATTTAAACCGCATCCGCTCATCCGAGTTCAAAGGTCGTGACGCCGAAGACCCGGTCCAGGGGGACGGCCGGCGCCGGGCCGAGATAGATCCGTGCGGTCTCGAAGACCTGCTCCATCCCCCGCGCTTCGGTGAGGGCGAGGGCGGCGGCGTTCGGTTCGGGGACGTCGAAGAAGTACGCCTCGCCGGGGACCGAGGCCGCCAGGCCGTCGAGAAGCGTCCCGGCGGTCGCCGGCGAGTCGGCGAAGAGCGGACCGATCTTGTAGCCCTCGAAGCACGGCCTGACGACGCCGTATCCCTGCAGTCTCCGGTCGGCCCCCAGCGCGGCGAGGGCGGTCGCTCCCTCCTGCGCGAGCCATGGAGCAAGGAACCGCGGGCGCCCGGCCCGGAAGATTTCGGCGTCGTAGGCGACGACCTCCTCGAACGGCACCTCGGAGATCGGAACCAGTCCCTCGGGCATCTCCCCCCCTCCCATACCCCGGAACCTGATGTTCCGGTAATGGAGGGCAAACCCGAACCGGTCGCGGTACTTCGGCTGCATGGCCACGACCCCGTCGGCGCCGATCGCCCGGCCGCCGGCATGGGCGAAGGCGGCCCTGGTGACAGCAAGCCCATAACCCAGGCCGCGGTATTCGGGCTTGACGATCAGGAGCCCCCAGAAGGCAAACTCATCGTCGTAGCACACCATCGAGGAACAGGCGACCGGTTCGCCGTCCGCCTCACCGATAAAAAAACCCTCAGGATCCTGGGCATAGAAGGCCCCCGCATCGTGGAGGCCGGGGTTCCACCCCTCCTCCCGTGCGAGGCCGACGGCAAAGTCGACATCGGCGCGCTCCATTCGCCTGATGACACACTCTCTCTCCATGGAGAGGATGGGAGAGGAGGGGTACATCAGTGTTTCTCTTCATCACTCCTATATGGGGGGAAGGAGCATTTCTGGTTATGAAGCGGATACCGGTCAGGACACGGGGCTTCGGGGCCGAGGTCGGGACGCCTGCGGTGGGGGATCTGGCCGATTGGGTGGAAAGGCGAAAGGGACGGGGCGGCGACCTGCTCGCGTACCGGATCGAACGCTCCGCCGCACTCCAGGACGGCGTGGACTTCCCGGCCGCCGGCGGGCTCTTCTACGGCGAGCGGGTGCTCGAGTGTCTTGCCGGCGTCGTTGACGGGGCGGTGACCGGCGAGGTCGGGAGCGTGCCCGACGCCGCGCTCGACGATCTCAGGGGATGGAAGAAGAACGCCTGGATCTCCCTGCCCGCGCCCTCGGTGCTCGGGCTCGAAGACCGGTACTTCGGCGATCCCGAAGAAGCGGAGGAGGAGGTCTGCCGGGCCTTCCGCCGCCTGCTGCGCGAGATGCGGGACGCGGGGGCCGGGGGGCACGTGCTCCTCATCGACGAGGCCAACGAGGTCGAACTCGATCTCCTGACAGGGACCAGGTGCATCGTCTTCCCGCTCACGCGCGATTCCTCCACCCTCGAAGCAGTGCTCGAACACCAGCACCTCCTCCCCCTCGCCCCGGCCGAACTGAGACTGGCCGCGGACCTCGTTGACCGCTACGAGATCCGCGAACTCTCGCTCCTCCACCCCGACCACCAGGCCCTCGGCGAGGCGCTCGACTTCTTCGATCCCGACGAGATCTCGGCCGGGGGCTACACAAAAGCAGGTGAGGAGGAGGCCTGGGCCGCGCTCCTCGAAGAAGCGTACGTCCTCAAATAACTTCAGCGACTTTGACGAGTTCCTTGAAGTGGCGGTTGCGCTTCAGGAGCCAGAAGAAAAAGCGGTCCATAAGAGAGAAGGTGAAACTCCCGCCGGCGGCGTTGGGGTGCCCGCCGCCCCCGAACTTGCGGGCGATGAGATGGCTGACCGGCGGGACCGATCGGATAGAGAAGCGCCCGTTTTTGGAAACGATCACCTCGATGTCGGTGCCGAGGGCGTCCCTGATGGCGTGGGCGGTCTCCGAGGGGTAGCCGTGGAGGGGAGCGAAGGCGATGGTGTATTTCTCCCGGTAGATCTTCGCCTCACTGATGCTGGCCCCGATGGCGGCGTCCATCTCGGCCCTGATCTCCGCATAGATCTCCTCGACCTTCCGATCAGTGAACTTCCCCTGCGAGAGAAGGTTTCTGATATGCGGAAGGAGGTGGCGGCGCTGAGTGACGAGCCCGAGGACGTCGGCGCGGGGATCCTCTTTCTTCCAGAGGTCGTAGTCGCAGACGACCCTGGCCACCTCCACGGCTGCACTGTCCCCCGGCCGAAGATCCTTTGCGACGATCCCGGTGGCGCAGACCGAGGTGTCGATGGTGAGAAGGGCGCAGTGCGGCCTGACCAGATCGGCCTCGGCATCGGTCCACCGGTGGTGGTCCCGCCACTCGATCTTCCATCCGTTCGCGGCCGCGGCCTTCGCCGAGGCTTCGACCCCTCTTTTGTACCCGAGGTCGCTGATCGAGAGGACGTCACCGCGGCCAGGGAGTCCGGCGATGAGTGCAAGGGTCGAGTCATACCGCCCGACCGATGCGAAGATCGTGGTGATCTTCCCGTACACCATCCGGTGGATGGCATCGGCGCCGGCGGCGTCGAGGTCGTTGTGCGTGAGGTGGAGGATCCCGTTCTTCCGCCCCTCCACAGCGGCGACAATATCCTCGTCGGTGGTCTTCCTCCCTTCGATGACGCTTACCATTACCTATTCTTGGAACCATGGAGGGATAAAAAGGGCGGCGGTGGAGACCGCACCGTTTATTAATCAGGAGTGCCAACATGTAATGGCTGCCCTAGTAGCTCAGACTGGGAGAGCGCCAGACTGAAGATCTGGTTGTCCCCGGTTCAAATCCGGGCTGGGGCACTCCTTCTTATTTTCTATTCAAATACTGAAAGCGCCAGTGCAAGCGCTTTTTATCACACTATTCATCTCGATGCATCCTCCTCAAAGCGCTCCCGCCCACGCGGGACGACACCCTTATCCCTCCTCCAGAGGAGAAACGAGGCCATGCTGCTAGACGTGATCATCCATACGAGCATGAGCATCGACGGTGCGGTCACCGGATTTCTGCCCGACATCGGCCTCCACTACGAGGTCGCCGCAGAGTTCACGCCCGACGCCATGCTGGTCGGGTCGATGACCGCCGTGAGCGGCGTCGAGCGCTACCTGGAGGAAGTCCCGCCCGAAGAGGTCGGGGACCTGGAACGGCCCGCGGTGCACGCAGGAGACACCCGCCCCCTCTGGGTCTTCGTAGACAGCAGAGGAAAACTGCACGGCCTTCTCCATGTCTACCGGCGCTCCGAATACTGCCGGGACATCGTCGTCCTCGTCGCCGAAGAGACGCCGGCGGCGTACCTCGAGTACCTCAGCGCACGCGACTACCCCATCATCAGGGCGGGGGGAGAGCGGGTCGACCTGCGAACCGCCCTGGAGGCGCTGCACAACCGGTTCGGCGTGCAGATTGTCGTCTCGGACAGCGGCGAGCGGTTGAACTCCGCACTCCTGGAGGCCGGTCTGGTGAAGACCCTCAGTCTCGTCCTCACCCCCACGCTCGCCGGCCGCGGCGCAAAGCACCTCTTCGAGAGCCTGGACGAGAAGAGAGAGAATTTTGTTCTGGAGCGGTTCGGCGAAGTGGGCGACGGGTGCGTCCATCTCGTCTACCGGGTCGGGTGAATGGGATTAAGAGCTCTGTTAAAATCCCTGTCTGCAATGGAACAGGATCACCATCTGAACGGTCCCTGGCGCAAGGGTGTGGGAAGGAGTGATGATCAGGCGTGCCGCCCTCAATCGCAGGATCGTCACCGGCATCTCGCACTGGGGGGAGATCCCCCGGACCCCCTACGGACGACGATACCCGAGGGGCGACGATTGAGTGCAATACTCACTGTTGCCCTGTCGTGAGGAGAGGGAACCCTCAAAACTCTGAAGCGCAGCTCTGAACAATATTCAACCGCGTATGCCTGAGCCCGGGGTTCATGCCTGCTCCAACAGAAGAAGGCGAGAAAATTCATCGTCGTCCGGTTTGCACCTCTGCATCGGCATACACCTCTTTGCACTCAGCAACTATCACCAAATAAAAGATATTTAGATCTCCGTTCTTCAATACGGGCCTTTTCGTTCCGATCTCATCCTCATGTGCATCCAGATCTCGATCGCACACAGGCCCTCACAGAGAGCCAGAGAGATCAAGGGCGGTGTGTGTGTTCTCTCGTTCTGGTGCAATATAGTATTATGAGAGAGATCTCTCTCTCTCCTCTCTCTAGAATAGGTACTCTGAGCCCTCTTCTCCGTCCGCGTCCATCACACTTTTTCAGTGCATTTTCGGTGCAGATGAGGTGCAAATGTGCCAGGCATGCTCTCGACTCACGTCTGATTCTACCTGGCCGAAAAAAAGGAAATTCAGAGTGCCGCCGCCACCGCGCCGGCACATCCCCGCCCGGCATAGAGCGCGAGGACGGTCAGCAGGAGCGTCGCCCCTATATAGGCCCCAAAGCCGAAGAGATTGTCGTCCTCAAGGCGCCTGAACGACTCCAGCCCGAAGGTCGACATCGTCGTGAAGGCCCCGAGGAGCCCGACGGTCAGGAAGATCCGCATCTCCTCGCTCACCACGCCGGTATACTCGGCAATATAACTCACCCAGCTGAGCGCAAAACAGCCGAGCACATTTACTCCAAGCGTCCCGACAGGGAAGGAGGCATACCCTTCATGGAGCCATCCGCTGATCTCGTAACGCAACAATGCACCGGCAAACCTGCCGGTCCCGATAAGCAGCAATCCATCATGGCCCCTGCGCGCTTGAAAACCCGTGGAAAAAAGAAGTCATCAGTTAGGACGGCGGTTCAAGGCGACTTCATCGCCCGGCCCCCCGAAAAGGGGCTCGAATCTATGGTGTGTAATAACACGGCCCGGAGAGATCTCAAGATGGCGGAGTCCACCGATCCCCTACAAAAAGAGAAAAGGAAAGAGACCCCTCACTCGGCCGCCAGCGCCGTGATCGGGGAGAGACGCGAAGCCTTCCAGGCGGGATACACCCCGGAAAGCACGCAGATCCCGATACCCACCCCGATCCCGACGACCACGTTCATCAGCACCGACGGGGCGAAGAGATACGAGATGTCCTGAAGCATCAGCACGATGAGGATCGCACCGGCTATCAGGCTGAGTATCCCACCGATCACCGCTCCGATCGCCCCCAGGATCCCGGCCTCGTACAGGAACATCTTGATGATCTCCCTGCTTTTGACCCCGATACTTCGGAGGATCCCGATCTCGCGCGTCCGCTCGGTCACCGACATCATCATC contains:
- the metG gene encoding methionine--tRNA ligase; the encoded protein is MSGKPLLVTCGLPYTNGPCHLGHLRTYVPADFYVRYLRRCGEDVVFICGSDNHGTPIVISAEQEGTTPRDLAMRYHAHFDETFKRMEITFDHFGMTDDEMNHRQTQAMVQALIDNGYVYSETIQQSYCTTCKRFLPDRYVEGVCPYCGAEARGDECDRGCGRHLEPGEIKNPICKVCGSPAEMREQEHYFFKLGEFQQFLLDHLSHLGGTANARNYATGWVREELHDWCITRTLDWGVKFPGRDDLVVYVWVDAPIGYISFTREWAEETGNDWKRYWCGDGDIVHFIGSDIIYHHCIFWPALLSGAGYGTPSAVVASGMVKIDDQKFSKSRGYVVWTNEDYLDQGLPADYLRYYLLSYTSHTKELNFSWKVFQERVNSEIVNTLGNFLYRTLHFAQKFFGGVPAGTAAPEVTAEIERSLAAVDHAVREYEFKGAVDAMMALAAYGNTHIQNHAPWKLIKEDREAAAQVIVDCLQVAKALTLLVEPVLPEAAQRAWEMLGHEDSVSTHPVSEGLAPVQEGALPAPSPLFARLEDDQVAVLEKILEGRVAEAKKKELKTMTEANQISIDDFATMDLRVARVLAAEPVKGSKKLLKIQVDLGEEQRQVVSGIAPFYDPEDLVGKNVVMIANLKPAKIFGIESNGMILAAGEEASLLTPLRDVKPGTKIC
- a CDS encoding GNAT family N-acetyltransferase; protein product: MYPSSPILSMERECVIRRMERADVDFAVGLAREEGWNPGLHDAGAFYAQDPEGFFIGEADGEPVACSSMVCYDDEFAFWGLLIVKPEYRGLGYGLAVTRAAFAHAGGRAIGADGVVAMQPKYRDRFGFALHYRNIRFRGMGGGEMPEGLVPISEVPFEEVVAYDAEIFRAGRPRFLAPWLAQEGATALAALGADRRLQGYGVVRPCFEGYKIGPLFADSPATAGTLLDGLAASVPGEAYFFDVPEPNAAALALTEARGMEQVFETARIYLGPAPAVPLDRVFGVTTFELG
- a CDS encoding DHH family phosphoesterase, with translation MVSVIEGRKTTDEDIVAAVEGRKNGILHLTHNDLDAAGADAIHRMVYGKITTIFASVGRYDSTLALIAGLPGRGDVLSISDLGYKRGVEASAKAAAANGWKIEWRDHHRWTDAEADLVRPHCALLTIDTSVCATGIVAKDLRPGDSAAVEVARVVCDYDLWKKEDPRADVLGLVTQRRHLLPHIRNLLSQGKFTDRKVEEIYAEIRAEMDAAIGASISEAKIYREKYTIAFAPLHGYPSETAHAIRDALGTDIEVIVSKNGRFSIRSVPPVSHLIARKFGGGGHPNAAGGSFTFSLMDRFFFWLLKRNRHFKELVKVAEVI
- a CDS encoding dihydrofolate reductase family protein: MLLDVIIHTSMSIDGAVTGFLPDIGLHYEVAAEFTPDAMLVGSMTAVSGVERYLEEVPPEEVGDLERPAVHAGDTRPLWVFVDSRGKLHGLLHVYRRSEYCRDIVVLVAEETPAAYLEYLSARDYPIIRAGGERVDLRTALEALHNRFGVQIVVSDSGERLNSALLEAGLVKTLSLVLTPTLAGRGAKHLFESLDEKRENFVLERFGEVGDGCVHLVYRVG
- a CDS encoding fluoride efflux transporter FluC, which produces MLLIGTGRFAGALLRYEISGWLHEGYASFPVGTLGVNVLGCFALSWVSYIAEYTGVVSEEMRIFLTVGLLGAFTTMSTFGLESFRRLEDDNLFGFGAYIGATLLLTVLALYAGRGCAGAVAAAL